AGTGTCGGCGTACGTGAGCACAGGGGGCAGACCGACTAGGGGCGACGTAGCGAGAAGCGGAATCGAGATCGACGCCGGGATCTCGATGGGTGCGGGAACAGTCGTGGGGCGTGCCGAGTGCACGTAAAAGTGGCACAGGAATGCGAGCGCAGAGTGAGCGCGGcgaaggagggggagcgTCACGAGCCCGCCAATGTCGAGGGCCGGCATGTTGGCGACGGCAGCACGCCAAGCGTCATCCGAGGGGCGGCCACCACCCAGGCGGACGCCCAGGCCTGGGCCGTCCCCActcgcggcgtcgagggcgtccTCCCACACGTCATAGGGAGCGGGAAGGCGAGCGACGTTTGTGCCAGACGGGAGGAAGCCAGTGCGGacatcgacgtcgaagTCGGCCGCAGCAAGGGACGCGACGTTGGGAGCGGTGCCCAGGCCAGCGTGTGACTCAGTGGTGAGCGACGTGCGTTGGTCATTGGAGAAGGTGGGGGGCAGAGCCAGGAAGTGGCCCGCAGGGAGAGCAGCGGTGGAGTCTGGGTGACTCATGATGGTGACAGAGTGAGCTGAAGGGGGGAAACGGAAAAAGAGAGAGTAAGAGTAGAAATGGGGTGATGACAATATTATGTAGAGGATTGTGGAATGAGTCGGGTTGTTCAAGGGCCTCTCAGATGATCAAGGTAGCGGAGAACCCGGAAGAGCTACGGTGAGAATGGTGGGGTTGTTGGGGGATGTATGCTTGGGAGGCAAGGTGGGGATACGCAGGGGATACGGAGGCCAGTTGAGCCATAAGCCAGCTCAGCCAGTTAATAATCTCAACTGATGAGCACCCTTTTGTTCCAGTTCCGACTGTTGCGTGCTGCTGCTCCGGATTCCAACATGCCACCCATCCCATTAACCCGGTAAAAAACCCCACAGCCAACAATTTTACTTCCGTCGCTAGCTCCCTAACGACGTCGGAACGTCACTTCCGATCTTGTCGTAACTTACCTAATTGCACGCGAAAATACTTATATTAGCCTACACTTTAAAACATTTTGTTCTTTGTTCAATCCCCATTTAAGCACGTGTCAATTATTTATTACGTATACTCTTCCGGTGATGTCATGAACTTCAGGTCGGGGGCTGATACTAACACCTGGCATGCCTGACGTTGTACCTGGGCAGCTGGAGCAGGTTGTTCAGGGTTGATGACTCCACAACGGTTAACGACGGCCTGTGCGCGGTAGCCTGAAGTCATTGATCACCGTCGTCACACATTCCCAACGCGTTCACTTGGCTTGCAGGCTGCAGGCTAACAGCTAACAGCCTTCTTGGCAGTGACTGAGTGTAGGTACACGGGTGTAAGGATTAGATCAGTTGGCACCCTCTGCCCAGTGCCTAGCCAGCGTGCCAAGCTGCCGGCCCCTTGCTGCGAGCGTCAACCGTACCGCGGAGCCTTCCCAATGTGCTCCCCAGACAGGAGCAGGCCACATTCCACAAGGATAGGAGACGGAGGACCGCATCGCTACAGCCTGCCGATcagccgacgaggccatgGGGACCCCACCCTGCCCACATATGTTCCTCACAGAGCACTGGTGTCTTGACGGTGACTCGTAGATCGGTCTAGTCGAAAAACTCATGTCCTGCTGGATCTCGGTGCCCCACGATCCCGCCCCGTGTCACCATTATTGGCCACACCATGGTCCTCGTTCCTCGTTCTTTTCCCATCGCTGCCCCCAActccgtcgccgcgccaTCGATGACGCGGTCGATGGATCAATGGAGTTTCGAAAATCGAAATGTGCGGGTGAAGCCGCAAATATTCGTTGGTGATCGGAATCTGGTTTCGAATTGTCGAATTGTTGATCCTTTGCAACCGTTGAACAATTACGGCAGTGGGCGGATCGAATGGGAGCGTCGCAAGTACGCCAAGGCTGACTTTGATGACTTTGAATTAGATCGTAGGAATGTTATTGCGTGCAGTGGGGAAATCTAGTGCAGTTGAACCTCCCGCTGGCCACAGCTGATAGCGACCAAGCCCGAGAGGCCCAGAAGGCCCCAGACGGAGCTCTGTCGGTAGTATTGGCGTCCAGGCCAGTACTTGCACACTTTGTTGCATAGAGGTTGGAGGAATTGGAGGGGCTGGTGACAAAGTGCAATCTGAAGGGTCAACCAGACCCTGAGACCAACGTGGGTATGAGGGGCTGATGCTTGGCAACCCGTGTGTATACATGCCCCGTGCCATAATCATCAGTCCAACTGGCCTCTCTAGTTCCCCAAATGCTGGTGCTTTTCTGCCATTCAAGCGCCCAAACAGCGCCAAGAGCGCTCATGACAAAGTTTCGTGCCTGGATTCAGATTGTAGTTTCGAGTCTGGGGCCATCTACCTCTTGCGCGGAGATGTCTAGTAAGTAAGATAGGTACATCCAGTAAGCCTAAGCGAAGCCCCTTGTATCAAAATCCCAGCCTTGGACTGCCCGCTGGCTGTAGGCAGCCTTGTAGCGTCATCATTCTGTTGCGACGAACTAGGTTTGCAGCCCAAGGCTTTGGGTGTCTCCCCTCGTTTACAGCTACAACTTTGTGGCGCATGGTGGGGCCAACGCGGGCAGCCAGCAGTTGCAGCGTACCCCGTGCAGTATGAGGGCTGTTCATTGGCGCATTGCgggaggggaaggtgggtgAGTCTGGCCTTGGCGCACCCCACAATAGCGCGAGGATCTGCGGAACCCCGAGAATGCAGAGCAGGTGCCGAGCGATACCTGGGACTGCACCTGAGCCGTTGGGTCGCCATCCTTCCAGAGCGCCTGAGACCTGATGCTTGATCTGGAAAGCCTTTGCCCTGGACGATGCCTCACCGCCCACGGGCCCCACGGCACCATTCACCACCGTCAACTGATTGCCTTCCCTTGTCATACCATGGGCCCCATTCGAAATGTTTGCCATCTGACCGTCTGACCATGTGCAAACAACCACTTAGCCTTGAAGCCTCAAGGTAATATAAACTGTCTCTCTATCGCCCGTCCCACCCCCTTACATCAACCACTTTTCTTGATTCGCGTCTCGAACCTGTCACCATGACCGCCGACGTCTACGAGGTGAAGCCGCAGACGGCgttcgacgtcgagaagaACGACCCTCGTTACATGGAGAACCATACCCCGACCAAGCAGTATGACGCGTACGAAGTCCAACCTGTCTTggaggatgaaggagaggagacgAAGCGTTCGCTCAAACCGCGCCAGATTTCCATGATTGCTATTGGTGGTGCCATTGGTGAGTGTCTCTTGCATTCGTGTCTTGCATCTTCGTCTACAATGGTGGCAAATAAGCGCTAGACGCTTGagtcgagcttggaggcggctgggaggggttgttgggtgacgaggaagggagggaggcggTGCGACTCGGTTGTTATTGTGTAGGATGGTGGCATCGCCTTGCTGGGGAATGGCGGTGACTTGGTGATTGCCGTGGCATGACCGGTAGGCGGATAGGCGGGGCGCAACAGGAGCTGGTTAAGGGTTGCAGGCTGTACGGCCAAGCCCATGCCAATCGTCATTCAATCCCACAACGCCTTTCACCCCCTATCCAAACCCGTTCACGTTCACACGTGAGCACCTGTCTCTGTGCTTCATCCCGTTTTTCCCTTCAATTGCGTAACGCTCCCAATGTCCGAGTGGCCACTCTCGTTGGCTCTTGATACAGCTGCCAATACCGTTTTGGTCATATTGGCGCATTGTCTGCCAAGTCTGGTGGTGCACGGGCTCTAGACATTGTCATCGCACAGACCTGTCCACTCCCAGTATGAGTCGCGCATATGCTCCAGGTGTGACGGACTCTGCAAGGTTGGAGCGGCGATCGCTCGATCGACTGTGCAGACCCTTATGTATTCGGGTGGAGCGCTCGAATATGGAAACACACCGCGGCCGCGTATGTCGCAGTTCCACCTACTCCACCGTGCGGCCGCGATAGCAGCCACAATAATCATTCCATGAGCCCTCACTAACAGCGCAGGTACGGGTCTGGTCATCGGTTCGGGTAGCTCCCTTGCAAACTCCGGCCCAGTGTCGGTCTTCATTGCCTACGTTATCATGGGCATTGTGTGTTTCGCGGTTCTCCTGTCCCTTGGGTAGGTACCACAGCCGTGCCGCGGTGCTGACATCATAGTGAGATGTCGACCAAGTTCCCCTCCAAGAAGGGTTTCGCGGGCCACGCCACCCGCTGTGTCGACCCCGCTTTCGGCTTCTGCACTGCGCTCGTCTACCTCTGCAAGTACCTTATTCTCTCACCTAACCAGATTGTCGCTGGTGCACTTGTTATCCGCTTCTGGAATGCCGAGATCAACTCGGCAGCCTGGGTCGTGATCATGATCGCATTCGTCGTCTCCATCAACTGTCTCGGTATCAAGTGGTTCGGTGAAGTCGAATTCTGGCTTGTGAGTGTCCAGGGTTCTATTTACGCGTACGTAGCTGATCCGCAGTCGTTTGTCAAGATCTTGACCCTTACCGGCCTGATCATCCTCTCGCTTAtcatcaacctcggcgGTGTTCCAGGCcaggagcgcctcggctTCCGCTACTGGAAAAACGGCAGCGCTTTCCTCCCTTACAAGAGCGATGTCCTCGGCACTGGCGCTCTGGGCAAGTTTGCTGGCTTTGTCAacgctctcgtcctcgccctcttcgccTACATGGGCACTGAGCTCATCGGTGTTACAGTCGGTGAGGCCAAGAACCCCCGCAAGACTGTCCCCGCTGCCATCAAGAAGACGTTCTACCGTATCCTCTTCTTCTacatcatcctcatcctgcTCGTGGGCATGATTGTCGAccccaagggcaaggagctTGCCGCGGCCAAGAGCAAGGGTACCGCCGGTGGTGCGTCTGCCTCGCccttcgtcgtcgccatccaGATGGCGCACATCAAGACCCTGCCGTCGATCCTCAACGCGTGTATTCTGCTCTTCACCTTATCGGCCGCCAACTCGGACCAGTACATTGCCTCGCGTACGCTCTACGGCATGGCCAAGGACGGCCATGTCCCCAAGGTCTTTACCAAGTGCACCAAGCGTGGTGTTCCCTGGGTCGCGTTCCTGTTCACTGCCTGCTTCATGGgcctcgcgttcctcgtcgccgacaaCAACGCGTACGCAGTCTTCATCTACTTCACCTCGTCCGTCACCATCTGCGGTTCTCTCTCGTGGATCTCGATTCTCTCGTCGCACATTGCGATGATGAAGGGCCTGCGCGCGCAGGGCATCTCGCGGGACACTCTTCCTTACAAGGCGCCTTTCCAGCCCTACCTGACCTACTTTGCTCTGGGCTTCACAatcctcctcaccatctTCAAGGGCTTTGACGCGTTCATCCACTCGCCCAACGCCGCCAAGAACAAGACGTTTGACTACAAGTCGTTTATCACCCACTACATTGCGGTCCCCGTCTATGTGTTCGGGTACCTCGGCTACAAGTGGCGCCACAAGACCAAGATGGTCAAGCCCCTCGAGATGGACCTTGACTCTGGCGCCCGCGAGTTTGACGATATTGTggtcgacgatgaggaggaggcccACTACGCCAGCCTCAGCTTGGGGGGCAAGATCAAGTGGCACCTCCTCAACTGGTAAATGACTCGACACTTCAATAGCATGTCAACAACTAGTTTCTAGATTCGAGCCGCCATGATGTATACTCTTTGATCGGACTGCTGCGTTCTTGGGACCATAGAGCTTTACGAGGCAAGTGAGGTTGGATTAGTTGCATTCGTACTAATGGGTGCCTGAATCTCTTTGCATCCTTGCAGATGGTATTGAAATCAGTCGTATTAGGGCAGAACGCACGCGTTTTTACGCGATGAAaacaacctccactctccaccacgaccaacctccaccaacaTCCCAACAACTCACTTCTCCATCCACGATGGCATCCTACACCCTTACGCCCGAAGCATAcgcccttcccctcctgcATGCCGCCGCGCATCCTGAGGCAAACgtcgccggcctcctcctcggtcggGGGAGCGAAGTCGTGACCGCCCTCCCTGTGTTACACAGGTACGCGGCGCTCAGCCCAACTCTCGAGCTAGGCATCGACATGGCCCGCGCGTGGGGCAAGCAGAAGGACCTCGAAGTTGTCGGATACTACGAGGCGCGGTCAGAGGGGAGCgggcgcgccggcgagtCGGTGAGTCCTTTTACAGGGGTGGCTGATGTAAGGTATTGGCTGCGCTGCGGGCCGAGACGCCAGCTGCACTTGGGCTGGTgctcgacaacgacaaGTTGCGGACGAACGAGGCGGTATATTCTGTGAGTGTGGGATTGGGACTCGAGGGAACAAGAGAGATgtgctgacggcagacgAGCCCGGTCGACGCGAGCGTTGCGTGGCCCTCCGAATCTGTGCGCGCTggtgcgctcgagctcgtccgtAAGGATGGTGTGCAGACGCACTtgcgcgacctcgacgaccaccTCGACGATGCGCGCAACGACTGGCTCGGGAACGAGGTGGTGCGCGTGGCCGTTTCCAAGCTGTCATGAGGGAGATCATGGTGGGAGATGCATGGGTGTGGGAAGCCATGGTGTGCGCAGCGCGGAGGCGTGTATGGTGATGTCAGAGGTGTGTGGAGAAACGTGGCGCGTCGAGTACCAGTTAACCATCCCCAGGACCCAGTCAGCTTCTCATCTCATAACCTTCCTCAACTCTGATCTCCATTTCACTTTCGCAACATCTCTCACCATCTCCCATTCATCTGACAACCCCATCCCTTCTAGTCTCCAGGCAAGATCTAATACACTGTCTGGCTAACAGACGACTCGTAGAcacctcccctcctcacttcacaactcaccctccctcaccttccttcaGCCTAACAGCCCACCTTCATCGTCACCACGCCCCGCAACAACGGCCAGACCCGTCAGAAGGCCATCAGGCTCAAGAAACACGTGATTGGCAGCCTTAAGATCCATCTCGTTGACGTTGGGAGGCCGTCCTGTCATGTGCACGCGTGGATCAGTCGGTCAAGCTGGCGCACTAGCAGACGCATACCGACGTCAATCGCATGGTCGCAATGGAGAAGGCCACCCTGTACACTGTGGATAGCCGTAGCCCCGTCGTCCACCACAGTCGCGAGGTCATGAAGATTGCGGTCCGCCAGAAGACAGACGTCGTCCgggcgctcgagcgccacgATGAGAACGCCAACCTCCGCTGCCAGTACGACCACAAGCGCCGGAATAAGTTCGCTGCGAAGGCTATTCGCGAGTACGCCGCGGCGCAgtgcgcgctcgacggcgaACAGGagtcgctcctcgagctgcgagcCGCCCTTAACAAGTTGGCGGCTactccaccttccctcgccGTTTTCACTCTTTTCGTCTTCCCCCACGACGTGAACGATGCTGACTTTCACAGCTGACTTACGGCTGGGTACCGGAAGGGGTGCAGCGATTCCCTCGGCTCGACAAACGCGGCCGTCGACACTGCGCATGACGTGCCGTGCGTTACCGACAGCAACTCCGATACGGCCTCACCAACCTCGTTACCACGAAGAGCGAGCGTGTCGACCTCATTGACACCATTGTCTCGTTCTCCCCActcctcgaggcgttcAGCGGATCCGAGCCCAAGGACGTTGGCATGAAGTTCAGATCCGAGGCTGGTGACGACAACGTCGTCCccgccaagcgccgccgcgacgaggatgaggaggagggcacTGTGAGTGTATCAATGACCATGGCAACTGACCCTCCCCAGCGTCCCTTCAAGCTTTTCGCCAACACCGTGTCGGCTGCGCTTGAGCCCACAATGGCCGCGATCAAGCGCAGTCAGACAAGCCATGAGCAAGATCGAGCCGGCCGAGACCGCCTTCGAGAGTGAGCCTATGGACGCCACTACGGCTGGACCCTTCCACGGTGCCAACAGCAAGGACGGCCTCAAGGCTGAAATCAAGGTGAAGCCAAGCCAGGAGCTGCACGAGATGATCAAtcccgaggagaaggcgaggaGACTCGCAAGACGGCGGTCAAGATTGAGGTCGGTCAGGGAGTTAAGCGAAGGGTCGAGGGTCCGAGGACCGAGGTGCGTGTCCTCAAGTTGTATCAATGAGTGGTTGTAAGTGCTTCATGCATGGTTGCTGTACTCTAGCTCACAGCAGTCCGAACTGTTACGCGTCGCCTTCCGCCGTGCAATGCAGCCCACAAGTGTTTCTGTTGCGATGAGGACGAAAGGAACCGAGACCGAGCAACCGAGGCCTGGCTGGGAGCAGGGTGACATCTGTCCCCAAGAACGGCAGGAGAGAAAACAAGACAAGTTGGTAGGATGTGAAGTAGAAGAGAGTGAGTTGACAGAAG
Above is a genomic segment from Cutaneotrichosporon cavernicola HIS019 DNA, chromosome: 1 containing:
- the DIP5 gene encoding uncharacterized protein (Amino acid permease) produces the protein MTADVYEVKPQTAFDVEKNDPRYMENHTPTKQYDAYEVQPVLEDEGEETKRSLKPRQISMIAIGGAIGTGLVIGSGSSLANSGPVSVFIAYVIMGIVCFAVLLSLGEMSTKFPSKKGFAGHATRCVDPAFGFCTALVYLCKYLILSPNQIVAGALVIRFWNAEINSAAWVVIMIAFVVSINCLGIKWFGEVEFWLSFVKILTLTGLIILSLIINLGGVPGQERLGFRYWKNGSAFLPYKSDVLGTGALGKFAGFVNALVLALFAYMGTELIGVTVGEAKNPRKTVPAAIKKTFYRILFFYIILILLVGMIVDPKGKELAAAKSKGTAGGASASPFVVAIQMAHIKTLPSILNACILLFTLSAANSDQYIASRTLYGMAKDGHVPKVFTKCTKRGVPWVAFLFTACFMGLAFLVADNNAYAVFIYFTSSVTICGSLSWISILSSHIAMMKGLRAQGISRDTLPYKAPFQPYLTYFALGFTILLTIFKGFDAFIHSPNAAKNKTFDYKSFITHYIAVPVYVFGYLGYKWRHKTKMVKPLEMDLDSGAREFDDIVVDDEEEAHYASLSLGGKIKWHLLNW
- a CDS encoding uncharacterized protein (Uncharacterised protein family (UPF0172)); the encoded protein is MASYTLTPEAYALPLLHAAAHPEANVAGLLLGRGSEVVTALPVLHRYAALSPTLELGIDMARAWGKQKDLEVVGYYEARSEGSGRAGESVLAALRAETPAALGLVLDNDKLRTNEAVYSTSPVDASVAWPSESVRAGALELVRKDGVQTHLRDLDDHLDDARNDWLGNEVVRVAVSKLS